The Candidatus Krumholzibacteriia bacterium genome contains the following window.
CCCCCTGCAGCCGTCCCCGATACCTATGTGGTGCTGGCGCAGCAGAGTCTCGACGTCCCAGCTCCCGGGCTGCTCGACAACGACAGCGACGCGGACGGCGACGCGCTCAGCGTGATGCTGGAGGAACCGGCTGAGCGAGGCAGCGTCGAGGTCGGCGCCGACGGCTCCTTCACCTACACTCCCGAGCCTGGGTTCACCGGCACCGATCGCTTCACCTACGCGGTGAGTGACGGCTCTGCCCTGGCCCTTGCCGTGGTCACGGTCACGACACAGCTGCCGCCGGCGGTCACCTTCTCCATCCACCCGTGCGATGACGCTACCATCGCCTCCTCCCGAGCGAACCTCACCCATGGCGACGCGACGGACTTGCAAGTGCGCCGCGGCGCCACCGAGCAGCGCAGCTTGCTCAAGTTCTCCGTCCATGGCCTCGGGCTCGTGGTGGATCGGGCGCGCCTCCGTCTCCACTGCCTGGATGGTGGCCCCGAGGGCGGCACCCTGCAGCGTGTGGCGAGCGAGTATCGCGGCACCGGAGAACCCTGGACGCAGGCCGGATTGTCGTGGAACAACGCCCCCGTGCCCGACGCCGTACCCCTCGGCTTCCTCGGAGCCGTGACCGCGGGCAGCTGGGTCGAGATCGATTTGACCGATGTCATCCAACGCGACGGTGTCTACGGCTTCGAGCTCCTCCACGGTGGGCCGAACCTGGTGACCTACGGAGCGCGCGAGAGCCGCAACCCCCCACAACTCCTGATCACCACACGCATCTGCAGTGAAGCAGGGAACGCTGCCCCCGTCGTTGCGGACGATACCTACACTCTCGAGGCCGGCGGGAGCTTGGAATGCCCGGCCCCAGGCCTGCTGGAAAACGACCGGGACGGCGACGGTGATGAGCTCGTTCTGGTCTCGAGCCGTTCCCCGACCCACGGCGCCCTGCGGGTGAGCGCCGACGGCTCCTTCACCTACGCCCCCGACCCTGGCTACTTTGGTCCCGACTCCTTCACCTATTGCGCCGCCGACGGCCGCGGCGGCCTGGCCACGGGCACCGTCGTCCTGGAGATCGCTCCCGTCGACCTCGGCTTCGGTCCCGAGCCGGAAGCGCAAAAACCGGGTCCTC
Protein-coding sequences here:
- a CDS encoding Ig-like domain-containing protein encodes the protein MAVGSLGLCCLGAGPHASADPLPSVQSACDPWVEFWRTVLLLAAAGAPASDSLRAPPARSHTGSDHPSAPPGEENWNQGEMASWSSAEAESTTSETAPPAHPPAAVPDTYVVLAQQSLDVPAPGLLDNDSDADGDALSVMLEEPAERGSVEVGADGSFTYTPEPGFTGTDRFTYAVSDGSALALAVVTVTTQLPPAVTFSIHPCDDATIASSRANLTHGDATDLQVRRGATEQRSLLKFSVHGLGLVVDRARLRLHCLDGGPEGGTLQRVASEYRGTGEPWTQAGLSWNNAPVPDAVPLGFLGAVTAGSWVEIDLTDVIQRDGVYGFELLHGGPNLVTYGARESRNPPQLLITTRICSEAGNAAPVVADDTYTLEAGGSLECPAPGLLENDRDGDGDELVLVSSRSPTHGALRVSADGSFTYAPDPGYFGPDSFTYCAADGRGGLATGTVVLEIAPVDLGFGPEPEAQKPGPPEMASPGMDPTRIFPNPCRGNTWIEYSLPQGGWVEAAIYDARGHLVRLLVAGPKPAGRQQVDWDGANQQGAALPSGIYFLRLLLGESVQRHKIVLQR